Genomic DNA from Comamonas resistens:
GCATCAACAGCCAGATCTACTCGCGCTCGGGCGGCTTCATGGGCATCAGCTTTGCGATTCCCGTGGATGAGGCGATTCGCGTCAGCGATCAGCTGCGTGCCAGCGGCAAGGTCACGCGCGGACGCATCGGTGTGCAGATTGGTCCCGTGACCAAGGAAGTGGCCGAGTCCATAGGCCTGGGCAAACCTGAGGGCGCTCTGGTATCGGCCGTCGAGCCGGATTCTCCTGCAGCCAAGGCAGGGGTGGAAGCCGGTGACGTGATCACCAAGTTCGAAGGCAAGGCCATCGAGAAGGTCTCCGATCTGCCGCGCATGGTGGGCAATACCAAGCCCGGCACCAAGAGCACGATCACGGTGCTGCGCCGTGGCAAGCTCAAGGATCTGAGCTTGGTGATTGCCGAAGTGCCCAGCGACGAGGCGGTCAAAACCAAGGCGGGCGCTGACAGCAGCAAGCCATCTCAGGGCGCGTTGGAGAACAAGTCCCTGGGCTTGAAGCTGGGTGAGCTGACCGCCGCGCAGAAGAAGGAGCTGGCCGTCAAGGGCGGTGTACGCGTCATGGCGGCCGTGGATGCCGCAGCCCGCGCCGGCCTGCGCGAAGGCGATGTCATCCTGCAACTGGCCAATGCGGAGGTCACGGACCTCAAGAGCTTTGAAGCGGCCTGGGCCAAGGCTGACAAGTCCAAGCCCGTTAACGTGCTGGTGCGCCGTGGCGACTGGGCGCAGTACGTGCTGATTCGCCCGTCCAAGTAAGCGCGATGAAACCAACAGGTCTGGCATTCATTTCATGATCTGGAATGAGGTGCAAGACCTGTCCCCTCAGTGACCCTATGCCATTGGGTAGAATCCAACGCAAATGCATGGTGGTTGGACGCAAAAAAATCAGCACTTACGGGCGGTTTTCAAGCGGTGCAAAAGCCTTTGCAATCCCCGGCCGCTGATGGGTAAAAGGCATCTTCTGGTTTGTGAATAAGTTGTTGATAAATGAAGTCGAAAATCACAAACCGGAACTTGTCAAGCCTTGCTGGGTCTTTGTTTGAGGCCAGTTTTGCCTACAATGAAGTCCCAACTATCGCAGTTGCCAAAGATTGTTGGTTAAGGGCGCGCCGCTGAGGGTCGCGCCCTTTTTTCTTGTCTCTGCAGACCACTGTTTTTCAATTCCAAGCTGTCTTTCTCGTTGATGAACCACATCCGTAATTTTTCCATCATTGCGCACATTGACCATGGCAAGTCCACGCTGGCGGACCGTCTGATCCAGCGCTGCGGCGGCCTTGCTGCGCGTGACATGGAGGCGCAAGTGCTTGACTCGATGGACATCGAGAAAGAGCGCGGCATCACCATCAAGGCCCAGACTGCGGCCTTGCAATACAAGGCTCAGGACGGCAAGGTCTACAACCTAAACCTGATCGACACCCCAGGCCACGTGGACTTTTCCTATGAAGTCTCACGCTCGCTGTCGGCCTGCGAAGGCGGCTTGCTGGTGGTCGATGCCTCCCAGGGCGTGGAAGCCCAGACCGTGGCCAACTGCTACACCGCGCTGGATCTGGGCGTGGAAGTGTTTGCCGTGCTCAACAAGATGGACCTGCCCCAGGCCGATCCCGACAATGCCAAGGCCGAGATCGAGGACGTGATCGGCATCGACGCCAGCGACGCCATCCCCTGCTCGGCCAAGACCGGCATGGGCATTGACGAGATCCTGGAAGCGATCGTGGCCAAGGTGCCTGCTCCCAAGGGCAACCCCGACGGTCCTCTGCGCGCCATGATCGTGGACAGCTGGTTCGACCCTTATGTGGGTGTCGTGATGCTGGTGCGCGTGGTCGATGGCGAACTCAAGAAGAACGAACGCTTCAAGATGATGGCGACCAATGCCGCCTATGAAGCCAACAGCGTCGGTGTGTTCACCCCTGCCAACGAAGCGCGCGATTCGCTCAAGGCCGGTGAGGTGGGCTACATCATTGCCGGCATCAAGGAGCTCAAGGCCGCCAAGGTGGGCGACACCATCACGCTGGAAAAAAAGCTGCCCAATAATCAGGGCCCTGCCAGCGAGCCGCTGCCTGGCTTCAAGGAAGTCAAGCCTCAGGTGTTTGCGGGCCTGTACCCGACCGAAGCCTCCGAATACGACCAGCTGCGTGATGCGCTGGAAAAACTGCAGCTCAATGACGCCGCCCTGCAGTTCGAGCCCGAAGTCTCGCAGGCGCTGGGCTTTGGCTTCCGTTGCGGCTTCCTGGGCCTGCTGCACATGGAGATCGTGCAGGAGCGCCTGGAGCGCGAATTCGACCAGGACCTGATCACCACCGCTCCCAGCGTGGTCTACGAAGTGGTCAAGGCCGATGGCGAAGTCATCCAGGTGGAGAACCCTTCCAAGATGCCCGATCAGGGCCGCATGGAGGAAATCCGCGAGCCCATCGTCACCGTGCATCTGTACATGCCGCAAGACTATGTGGGTCCGGTGATGACGCTGGCCAACCAGAAGCGCGGTATCCAGAAGAACATGGCTTATCACGGCCGACAGGTCATGCTGACCTATGAGATGCCGCTGGGCGAAATCGTGCTGGACTTCTTCGACAAGCTCAAGTCGGTCTCGCGCGGATATGCCTCCATGGACTACGAGTTCCTCGAGTACCGTGCCTCCGACGTGGTCAAGGTGGACATTCTGCTCAACGGCGACAAGGTCGATGCGCTGTCCATCATCGTGCACCGCTCGCAAGCCACCTATCGCGGCCGTGCCGTGGTGGCCAAGATGCGCGAGATCATCAGCCGTCAGATGTTCGATGTGGCCATTCAGGCCGCCATCGGTGCCAACATCATTGCACGTGAAACCGTCAAGGCCATGCGCAAGAACGTGCTGGCCAAGTGCTATGGCGGCGACGTCAGCCGCAAGCGCAAGCTGCTTGAGAAACAGAAGGCCGGCAAGAAGCGCATGAAGCAGATCGGCTCGGTGGAAGTGCCGCAGGAAGCCTTCCTGGCGATTCTGCAAGTGGAGGAATAATGCAAGTCATGCAGTGGATCACAGCCGTCATCCTGGCGGCCTTTGTCGGCTATATCGCAGCCTGGTACACCGGCTCCATCGAAGGCAACTTTGCCCTGCTGCTGTTTCTGGCGACCGTGGTGACCGGCATCTACTGGCTGGCAGAGCGCTTTTACTTCCTGCCCCAGCGCCGCGCTGCGGCAGCAGCGGTGGAGCAGGCCGCCGTGGAGCGCCGTGCCGAGCTCGATCGCATGGGCATCGCCAAGACGGATATCGAAGTCTCGGAAGAGGCCAAGGGCCGCATCCTCATGCAGCCCTGGTGGCTGGACTGGACCGCGGGTCTGTTCCCGGTGATCGCCATCGTGTTCGTGCTGCGCTCGTTTCTGTTCGAGCCCTTCAAGATTCCCTCGGGCTCCATGATCCCGACGTTGATGGTGGGCGACCTGATCCTCGTGAACAAGTTCACCTACGGCATCCGTCTGCCCGTGATCAACAAGAAGATCACCGAAGGCAACAAGCCTCAGCGTGGCGATGTGATGGTGTTCCGCTACCCGCCCCAGCCCACGCTGGACTACATCAAGCGTGTGGTCGGTGTACCCGGTGACGAGGTGGCCTACATCAACAAGCGCCTGACCATCAACGGCAAGGAGCTGCCCACACGCGAGCTGCCAGACTTTCTGGATCGCGACGTGATGCGCTACTTCAAGCAGTTCGAGGAAACACTGGGCGATGTGCCGCACCGCACCATCGTCAACAACGATGTGCCGGCCTTCATCCAGGGCGCCAGCAACTTCGAGTTCAAGGAAAACTGCCGCTACAGCGTCGAAGGCGTGACCTGCAAGGTTCCCGAGGGCTACTACTTCATGATGGGCGACAACCGCGACAACTCGCTGGACTCGCGCTACTGGGGCTTTGTGCCCGACAAGAACATCGTGGGCAAGGCCTTCTTTGTCTGGATGAACTTTGGTGACCTGAGCCGCATCGGCCGTTTCCAATAATTCACGGCCACGACTTACGCAAATCAGGCTCAGGCAAGCACTGTCTTGGTTGCGTAAGTCCCAATAGCATTCGTTTCGTCAGTTTTCAGGAATGCGCGGGCAGGGACATGTCCGCCTAGGGAGGGAAAAAGCATGAAGCATCTCGCATCGCGTAGCCGCCAGCGCGGCCTGTCCTTTATCGGTCTGGTGTTTCTGGTGGCCATTCTGGTCGCTGTGGTGGGGATTGGCGCACAATCGGTGCCTGTCCTGCTGGAGTACCAGGCCATCACCAAGGCTGCCAACAAGGCCGCCGCTGAGGGCAACACCGTCGCCGAAGTCAAGGCCAGCTTTGACCGATCGGCCGCCATTGACGACATCAAGTCCATCACTGGCAACGACCTGCAGGTGAGCAAAGTCAATGACAAAGTCGTTGCGGGCTTTGAGTATTCCCGCGACATTCATCTGGTAGGTCCGGCCTACCTTGTTTACCGTTTCAAGAAATAGACCTTTCAGGTGGAACCTGCTCTAGTCGCACTGCAGCAAAGGCTGCAACACCAATTCGCCAACCCGACTTTGCTGCAGCGTGCCATCACGCACCGCAGTTTTTCGGCCGACAACAACGAACGCCTGGAGTTCCTGGGCGATTCGGTGCTGAGTCTGGCCATCTCCAGCTTGCTCTATGCCAAGCTGGCCTCCATGCCCGAAGGCGATCTCTCGCGCGTTCGGGCCAACCTCGTCAAGGAAGGCACGCTGCACAAGATTGCATTGCAGCTGCAGCTGCCCGAGCTGCTGCGCCTGGGCGAGGGGGAATCCAAGTCCGGCGGCAAGCAGCGTCCCTCCATCCTCGCGGATGCCGTGGAAGCGCTGATTGGCGCCGTCTATCTGGACGCAGGCTTTGCTGCGGGTGAGAAAGTCGTACACCACCTCTTCGAGGGCGTGGACATCAACCCCCATATGCGTGCTGCGGACAAAGACCCAAAAACCGCACTGCAGGAATTGTTGCAAGGCAAGCGCATGAAGCTGCCGCAATACGATGTGGTGGAAATTACCGGCGCCGCGCACAAGCAGACCTTCAAGGTTCAGTGCACGGTGGCTGAATGGAATATCAGCGCCCAGGGGCAGGGAGCCTCCCGCCGCATGGGCGAGCAGGCAGCCGCTACTGCCGTGCTGGAAATATTGAAAGCCAGAAAACCATGACCGATGCTGCTAAGAAAAAAATAGCAGGCACCGCAGGTGCAGCAACCGCCAAGGGCCAAAAAGGCCCCAAGGCTGTGACTACCGATATCAGCGACCCCAGCCTGGACTACATCAGTGCCATGCTGGCGGCAGCCAAGCCCGGCAGCGCGCCTACGGCCATCCGTGACGAAGAGGAGGCCGAGCCTGCCCGCGTCTACGCGCCAGAAGAGCAGCGCTGCGGCCTGATCGCCATCGTGGGCAAGCCCAATGTGGGCAAGTCCACGCTGATGAATGCACTGGTGGGCCAGAAGATCTCCATCACCTCGCGCAAGGCCCAGACCACGCGCCACCGCATCACGGGCATCCGTACCAAGGATGAAACCCAGTTCGTCTTCGTGGACACGCCCGGTTTCCAGACCAAGCATTCCACGGCCCTGAACAAGTCGCTGAACAAGACCGTGATGGGCGCGATCGGCGACGTGGACCTGATCCTGTTCGTGGTCGAAGCGGGCAGCTTCACCCTGGCCGACGCCAAGGTGCTGAGCCTGTTCAAGCCCGGCATCCCCACGCTGCTGATCGCCAACAAGCTCGATACCGTGGGCCGCCGCGCCGAGATCGCGCCCTGGTTGCGCGACATGCAGGAGCGCCATCCTTTTGCCGAGTTCGTGCCCATGTCGGCCAAGAACAAAAAGGATATCGAGCGCATGTTCGGCATCTGCTCCAAGTATCTGCCCCAGCAGCCCTGGTTCTATGGCCAGGACGAGCTGACCGACCGCAGCGAGAAGTTCCTCGCGGCCGAAACCGTGCGCGAAAAGCTGTTCCGCTTCACGGGCGACGAGCTGCCTTACACCTCCACGGTGGTCATCGACAAGTTCGAGGAAGAACCCAGCCCCAAGTTCGGCCGCTTCATGCGCATTGCCGCGACCATCGTGGTCGAGCGCGATGGTCACAAGGCCATGGTGATCGGCCAGGGCGGCGAGCGCCTCAAGCGCATTTCCACCGAAGCCCGCCAGGAGCTGGAAAAGATTCTGGACGCCAAGGTCTTCCTGGAGATCTGGGTCAAGGTCAAGTCGGGCTGGGCCGACGACGAAGCCCGGGTCAAATCCTTCGGCTACGAATAAGTGACCCCCACGCTCGCTCACTGCGTGTGCTTGCTGCCCCCCGAGGGGGCCCTGACCCGGCTTAGGCCGGGTTTTGCCTTGGGGCGGCCCGGCAAGAAAAGGTGCCCCCACGCTTCCTCACTGCGTGTGGTCGCTGCCCCCCGGGGGGGACTGACCTGGCTTGCGCCGTGCTTTGCCTTGGGGCGGCCCGGCGGCAAAACCGCCTTCCTCTCGGTTCCGTTGGGGTTTCGGGCGCAGCCATGCGCCGCTGCCAAAGCTGGAGTGCCTCATGGCTAGCGCCAAACGCGTCAGCGACGAACCCGCATATATCCTCCACCAGTACGACTGGAGCGAATCCAGCCTGATTCTGGAGGTGTTCACGCGCCACCGCGGGCGTGTGGCTCTGGCGGCCAAGGGGGTCAAGCGCCATACCTCCAACTTTCGTCCCGTGCTGCTGCCGCTGCAGCCGCTCAAGCTCAATTACACGCTGGGGGCCGAAGGCAACGCCGAGATCCACACGCTCAAGGGCGCGGAATGGGTGGGCGGCCATGTCATGCCCCAGGGCGATGCGTTGTGGTCGGGCATGTATCTGAACGAGCTGCTGCTGCGCTTGCTGGCGCGCGACGACCCTTATGCGGCGCTGTTCGATATCTATGCCGGTGTGGTGCGCGTGCTGGCAGGTCAGCATGGCGGCACGACCGAGGCCATCGAGCCCGTGCTGCGCGCCTTCGAGCTGGTGCTGCTGCGTGAACTCGGCCATCTACCCGATCTGGCCCAGGAAAGCACCACGCTCAGCGAGGTTCAAACTTCTTTGCGCTACACGCTGGTAGCCGATGGCGGGCTGCGCCAGGCGTCCAGCCACGAGCGTGCGGCATTGACGGGCCGACAGTGGCAAAGCATAGAGCGGGCGCTGCAGGCCGAGCAGCCTTTTCCCCGCACCCTCCATGCCCTGGCCGAGCCCGAGGTGGCCCAGGCATTGAAGCCGCAATTGCGCCATCTTCTGCAATACCATTGCGGCTCAACCATGCTGCGCACCCGCCAGCTGATGATGGATCTGCAATCGCTATGAAACCTTCCGCTTCCCCGCGCACCGCGCTTTCGGTCAATGTCAACAAGGTGGCGCTGCTGCGCAATACCCGTCATCTGGGCATTCCGTCCGTGACCCGTGCAGCGCAGATCTGCCTGGAAGCAGGCGCGCAGGGCATCACCATTCATCCGCGTCCCGATGAACGCCATATCCGCGCTCAGGATGTGTTCGAGCTGCATGCACTGATGAAGAACTGGCCCGATGCCGAGTTCAATATCGAGGGCAACCCCACGCAGAACCTGATGGACTTCATCCGCCAGACGCGCCCTCACCAGGCCACGTTTGTGCCCGACAGCGAAGACCAGTTCACCAGCGACCATGGCTGGACCTTTCCGCAGGATGCCGAGCGCCTCAAGCCGCTGATCGACGAATGCAAGGCCCTGGGCGTGCGCGTGAGCCTGTTCATGGACCCCATCTCCGAGCAGATGGCCGCAGCCAAGGCTGTGGGGGCCGACCGCGTGGAGCTCTACACCGAGCCTTTTGCCGCCAACTGGGGCCGGGCCGGCCAGGAGCAACAGCTGCAGACCTATGCCAAGGCTGCGCAAGCCGCGCTGGATGCGGGTCTGGGCATCAACGCCGGCCACGACCT
This window encodes:
- a CDS encoding DegQ family serine endoprotease is translated as MRTPAWRMLKSQVSATALASAMVVAALAGGAMLPVTAAHAQSAAAARGLPDFTDLVDQVGPSVVNIRTLEKVSNNAGDALGMDEDMLEFFRRFGLPVPNVPRQRAPKGGQSEEEQPRGVGSGFILTADGYVMTNAHVVDGADEVIVTLTDKREFKAKIVGADKRTDVAVVKIDAKNLPAVKIGDVSKLRVGEWVMAIGSPFGLENSVTAGIVSAKQRDTGDYLPFIQTDVAINPGNSGGPLINMRGEVVGINSQIYSRSGGFMGISFAIPVDEAIRVSDQLRASGKVTRGRIGVQIGPVTKEVAESIGLGKPEGALVSAVEPDSPAAKAGVEAGDVITKFEGKAIEKVSDLPRMVGNTKPGTKSTITVLRRGKLKDLSLVIAEVPSDEAVKTKAGADSSKPSQGALENKSLGLKLGELTAAQKKELAVKGGVRVMAAVDAAARAGLREGDVILQLANAEVTDLKSFEAAWAKADKSKPVNVLVRRGDWAQYVLIRPSK
- the lepA gene encoding translation elongation factor 4; this translates as MNHIRNFSIIAHIDHGKSTLADRLIQRCGGLAARDMEAQVLDSMDIEKERGITIKAQTAALQYKAQDGKVYNLNLIDTPGHVDFSYEVSRSLSACEGGLLVVDASQGVEAQTVANCYTALDLGVEVFAVLNKMDLPQADPDNAKAEIEDVIGIDASDAIPCSAKTGMGIDEILEAIVAKVPAPKGNPDGPLRAMIVDSWFDPYVGVVMLVRVVDGELKKNERFKMMATNAAYEANSVGVFTPANEARDSLKAGEVGYIIAGIKELKAAKVGDTITLEKKLPNNQGPASEPLPGFKEVKPQVFAGLYPTEASEYDQLRDALEKLQLNDAALQFEPEVSQALGFGFRCGFLGLLHMEIVQERLEREFDQDLITTAPSVVYEVVKADGEVIQVENPSKMPDQGRMEEIREPIVTVHLYMPQDYVGPVMTLANQKRGIQKNMAYHGRQVMLTYEMPLGEIVLDFFDKLKSVSRGYASMDYEFLEYRASDVVKVDILLNGDKVDALSIIVHRSQATYRGRAVVAKMREIISRQMFDVAIQAAIGANIIARETVKAMRKNVLAKCYGGDVSRKRKLLEKQKAGKKRMKQIGSVEVPQEAFLAILQVEE
- the lepB gene encoding signal peptidase I → MQVMQWITAVILAAFVGYIAAWYTGSIEGNFALLLFLATVVTGIYWLAERFYFLPQRRAAAAAVEQAAVERRAELDRMGIAKTDIEVSEEAKGRILMQPWWLDWTAGLFPVIAIVFVLRSFLFEPFKIPSGSMIPTLMVGDLILVNKFTYGIRLPVINKKITEGNKPQRGDVMVFRYPPQPTLDYIKRVVGVPGDEVAYINKRLTINGKELPTRELPDFLDRDVMRYFKQFEETLGDVPHRTIVNNDVPAFIQGASNFEFKENCRYSVEGVTCKVPEGYYFMMGDNRDNSLDSRYWGFVPDKNIVGKAFFVWMNFGDLSRIGRFQ
- a CDS encoding DUF4845 domain-containing protein — translated: MKHLASRSRQRGLSFIGLVFLVAILVAVVGIGAQSVPVLLEYQAITKAANKAAAEGNTVAEVKASFDRSAAIDDIKSITGNDLQVSKVNDKVVAGFEYSRDIHLVGPAYLVYRFKK
- the rnc gene encoding ribonuclease III, with the protein product MEPALVALQQRLQHQFANPTLLQRAITHRSFSADNNERLEFLGDSVLSLAISSLLYAKLASMPEGDLSRVRANLVKEGTLHKIALQLQLPELLRLGEGESKSGGKQRPSILADAVEALIGAVYLDAGFAAGEKVVHHLFEGVDINPHMRAADKDPKTALQELLQGKRMKLPQYDVVEITGAAHKQTFKVQCTVAEWNISAQGQGASRRMGEQAAATAVLEILKARKP
- the era gene encoding GTPase Era: MTDAAKKKIAGTAGAATAKGQKGPKAVTTDISDPSLDYISAMLAAAKPGSAPTAIRDEEEAEPARVYAPEEQRCGLIAIVGKPNVGKSTLMNALVGQKISITSRKAQTTRHRITGIRTKDETQFVFVDTPGFQTKHSTALNKSLNKTVMGAIGDVDLILFVVEAGSFTLADAKVLSLFKPGIPTLLIANKLDTVGRRAEIAPWLRDMQERHPFAEFVPMSAKNKKDIERMFGICSKYLPQQPWFYGQDELTDRSEKFLAAETVREKLFRFTGDELPYTSTVVIDKFEEEPSPKFGRFMRIAATIVVERDGHKAMVIGQGGERLKRISTEARQELEKILDAKVFLEIWVKVKSGWADDEARVKSFGYE
- the recO gene encoding DNA repair protein RecO — protein: MASAKRVSDEPAYILHQYDWSESSLILEVFTRHRGRVALAAKGVKRHTSNFRPVLLPLQPLKLNYTLGAEGNAEIHTLKGAEWVGGHVMPQGDALWSGMYLNELLLRLLARDDPYAALFDIYAGVVRVLAGQHGGTTEAIEPVLRAFELVLLRELGHLPDLAQESTTLSEVQTSLRYTLVADGGLRQASSHERAALTGRQWQSIERALQAEQPFPRTLHALAEPEVAQALKPQLRHLLQYHCGSTMLRTRQLMMDLQSL
- a CDS encoding pyridoxine 5'-phosphate synthase, translating into MKPSASPRTALSVNVNKVALLRNTRHLGIPSVTRAAQICLEAGAQGITIHPRPDERHIRAQDVFELHALMKNWPDAEFNIEGNPTQNLMDFIRQTRPHQATFVPDSEDQFTSDHGWTFPQDAERLKPLIDECKALGVRVSLFMDPISEQMAAAKAVGADRVELYTEPFAANWGRAGQEQQLQTYAKAAQAALDAGLGINAGHDLNRDNLAAFVARVPGLAEVSIGHALIADALELGYAETVKAYQACIDAGMAAK